AGTTCATTCGGGAAGTGTACTACccggattggttggccaatgtagtgatggtcaagaaagcgaatggaaagtggagaatgtgcgttgacttcactgatctgaataaggcttgccccaaggacAGCTATCCGTTACCGCGCATTGACCAGTTAGTAGACTCAACTGCAGGCCACAAATTGcttagcttcatggatgccttttcaggatacaatcagataagaATGGACGAggctgatcaagagaagacatcttttgtcaccagtcaaggcttattctgctataaggtgatgccgtttggtttaaagaatgcaggggcgACATATCAGAGGTTGGTCAACCACATGTTCCGTCCGCAGATTGGGcggaatgtggaagtctatgtagatgacatgctggtgaaaagtCAAGACGAAGGAAGACATCTAGACGACCTGCAGGAGACATTTGAGACATTGAGGCGGtatcacatgaagctgaatcctagcaaatgtgcttttggagtatcatcagggaaattccttggctttatggtatcccacaggggaattgaagcaaatccagataaaattcaagcaatactgGACATGAAGCCACCGCAAAATACTAAGGAAATCCAATCCCTCACTGGACGAGTCGCTGCGCTTAACAGGTTTGTTTCTAAAGCTACTGataaatgtttgccattttttaaggttctcaAAAAAGCATTCGAATGGACCGACGAGTGTCAGAGAGCTTTCGAAGATTTGAAGGTATACCTTACCAGGGCACCGCTGCTAAGTCCATCAGTGGAAGGAGAGGAACTATATTTGTACCTAGCGGTAACCCCATATGCTGTGAGCTCAGCATTGATAAGAGAGGAAGATAAAGTTCAAAGACCTGTGTATTATACAAGCAAGGCATTGAAAGGAGCGGAAGGACGATATCCACAAATGGAGAAGTTGGCCTTCGCACTGATCACAGCTTCAAGGAAGCTgaggcattatttccaagcacatgtcattaatgttATGACAGATCATCCTCTCAAAAAAGCAATGAATAGACTGGAAGCCGCAGGACGATTAATCCAGTGGGCTGTGGAGCTAAGTGAGTTCGATATCAgatatcaaccaaggcatgccataaaagctcaagccctagcagATTTTATCGCAGAGTTTACCCCAAGTCATAATGAGGCAGAGGACAGCAAGAGATGGATCGTCCATGTGGATGGTTCGTTTACACGGCATGCAGGAGGAATTGGTGTGGTCCTGCAGTCCCCAGAGGGAGACAAACTGAAACATAAAGTCCGTCTACAGTACCAGGCGACAAACAATGAagtcgaatatgaagccctcctcaaagggctagaattggcgAAGTCCGTGGAAGCCAAGTCCATATGTGTTATGGGAGATTCCCAACTGATCATGGGGCAAGTGAATGGGATGTATGAAGCGAAGGAAGGACGAATGAAGAAATACCTTGGTAGGGTGATGCGCCTTGTGAAAAGGTTCGAAAAAGCTGATTTCGTTCAAATCCCCAGGGAGGAGAACGTGGAAGCTGATACTATAGCAAAAGAGGCCTCAGCAGATGAATCATTAGAGAAGTCAGATGAAGTTCAGTATATGCCGAGTATAGATGCCCAGGAAGTACAGCAGGTGGATAACAgagaaaattggatgactcccattatattatatttgaaagACGGACGACTACCAGAAGAAAAGGACGAGGCCAGAAAGGTGAGGGTGAGATCAGCTAGATACGTCTTTATGAATGAAGTactatacaagagaggcttctctcaACCTTACCTTAGGTGCCTAGCTCCGGACGAAGCGAACTACGTGCTGAGAGAAGTTCACGAAGGGGCATGTGGCAATCACTCAGGAGCCAGATCACTTGTCCACAAGGTCGTTCGTGCAGGATATTActggccgaacatgcaagctGATGCAAAAGCATACGTTAAAGTCTGCGACCAGTGCCAGCGATTTAGCAATGTCCCCAGGCAACCGTCGGAATATCTCACCCCAATGGTAGCACCGTGGcccttcgcacaatggggattggaCATTTTGGGTCCCTTCCCTATGGGAGTAAGGCAGATGAAGTTTTTAGTTGTGGGcatcgattacttcaccaaatgggtggaggcagaaccgttggcaaatatcacacaacagaatgttaagaacttcgtgtggaagaacattgtctGCAGATTTGGAGTGCCGAAGGTATTGGTGTCTGACAACAGACGgcaatttgacaatgcactcttcaaggacttttgcttacactttggaattcagaaccattactcctcgcCTGCACACCCCCAAGCCAACGGCCAGACTGAAgtagcaaaccgatccttgttgaaaatcatcaagactcggcttgagggggcaaagggaatatggccagatgaattaccaggagttttatgggcatacaggaccacTGTGAGGACCCCTACAGGGGAGACCCCTTTCAAGTTGGCCTATGGAAGTGATGCAGTCATACCTGCAGAAGTGCATATGGCTAATCACAGGGTGATGACGTATCAAGACAAGGATAATGAGGACCAGCTTCGTCTGAACCTCGATctaatagacgaggtaaggGCAAACGCAGAATATAGggcagcaaagtataagaacctcatggctaagcagtatgatgcgatggtgaagcctaggcgtttcaatataggagatctcgtcctgagaaaggtctctttgtcaaccaagaacccagcacatgggaagttgggcccaaactgggaaggaccctatagagtaatcaactgtaaaaggcaaggatcctactacctggaggccctggacgggagaaaattggaacatccttggaatgtggagcacctgaggaggtactacCAGTAAGAGTGAACCTATGGACGAGACTTGGGTCTTATCTGTCTACTAGCGTACTATTATGAGTGATGCTGTTTGATACTACTATGTTTGGTATTGTTTGTGTGTGAAGTTTGAAACTATGATTTACTTTTTATAGTTGTGTTGTGGTTATGGACGAAGTCATGaagtatgtatttattaaataaaaaggcatcAGTGTGCATGTGCCTTGTCTGTAAACAgtatttatgttatgtacaaaatgttgtgtgaattctCCATGATATTGTCGTCCAATTCAATCCTCAAGAGGGTTGAAAGATCCAAGACGAACAAAATCTCTGGACGCAGAGATGTAACgtctaaattttcttgaataaaagaaaCCACATCCATACTCGTCCAACTCATGGACGAGGTAAAGCCAACTGAAACAATCCAAATTCTGGACGAGACAAAAAGTTGGCAAAATAAGTAGACGGTATGTAAAATTAGTTTGCAAGTCTTAAGACGAATCAagctaattaaaaatactacctgCTAAGACGAGTTAGActacatgaaaaatatgtattctcgACATGGACGAGATAAGAGTAAAATAGCTTAGCAGCATccgtccatgcaaagaaaatgaaatcactcgtccattcaaagaaaatgaaatcatttatccatgcaaagaaaataaaacttcattcaaagggtggacatcctacgtccaaaaacccttgaTTAGTTTGAAAAGCAGAACTAGTATACTTAAAAAACCCGTCCTAAAACCATGGACGAGTATAATGTATTCTTGTTACATAAAGAAGGTCCAAAAACAAAGGACCAAACATAAAagttacaaaaagaaagaaaaagcaaagctACAAAGGTTAAAATCTCGTCCTAAGAAGGGGGAGCATTCACAGCAGGCTCGTCCTGAGGAGGCTGAGTACTGGCGTCGTCTTCCACGTTGACGTCATCAGAGCCAGTCTGGAGGAGAGAGCTTGTGGCAGCAGCAAGGTTAAGCTTGATTGTGCTGAAGTCAACTTCAGGAAAGTTTTCAACAGCGTCCATTCTGAAATCTTCAAAACCAGCTGCATAATTGCGATCCAAAGTGTCTGTATACTCTTTGGACGACTTGAACTCAGCCACAGCGTCCTCTCTTGCCTTGGAAAGACGAGCATTCAACTCATTGTTCACCTGTTGTAAGTGATCAATGCGCGTctccttctccaatgcatccGTCCTTAGCTCCTCAATCAACTTGTTATGCTCTTTGACCTCGTCCTTAGCTTTTTCAGCAAACCCAGCCCATTTCTTACAATCATCGTTCACCTCCTGAATCCTTGTCTCCAACAAGACTCTCGTCTTGTCCAGCTCCGTTGCCTGTCTAGACGCTGCTATAAACTTCGACATGGCCTGTGAATAGACAGAACAACATGAATGATTAGATGAGGAAAATTTAATAACTGAACAAGGACGAGGGATACTAGCATACCTTGAAGAGGTCATGGACGCCTGAATGTTCAAATTCCTTCAAGCCCATGTTGTAGCACATGTTTATATCCTCGTCCTTGACGGCTGTCTGGAAACGTTCCCAAGCCAGATCTTCGCTCTCAATAATGTTCGTAGAAGGCTGGGACGAGCCAGGCATAGTAAACTTGGCTAAAGGAGTTCTGGGCGGAGTCTTGGACGGAGTGGATTCAACTGGAGTGGACGAGTCCACGTCGACTATCTGGACGGCAGGCTGAGTCTGAGGAGGTTTTGACTTAACCACCTTGGACGAGCTCTGCTTAACCCTTTTGTCTCTACGATTGGGGAGCCCTTCCAAGTCAATACTCTTTggcaagaattttcttttgtccccAGCCGTTGGACGCGTCTGACCCTCAGGACGATCCTGGGCTATACCCTCAGGACGCTTCCCTTCTCCAGCAATTTCCTTCCCTTTGTTCTCTTTCATGGTTGACATTCCTAAGACGAGATGAACAAGTTAAGAAAtgtatacaaaaaaagaaaagggtatacaaaaaagaaaagggaaaggaagtttatctaaaaacttactttttcgcACAGTAACCTCGTGAGCTATAGCTTCGTCTGAAGGCTCGGGACCTAAACCCCACTTGGCTAGACGTCTAAGCGTGACAAGAGAATGGAAGCTCCTATCTGCGTGTAGACGAGCCCTGTGGACGCGGTCACGGTGAAATTTGCTCAAGGACGGACGTTTGGCAGCTACAACACAATGAACAAATAAAGGTTAGAAATTGTAAATGTACCAAATAGGAGTAAGAATAAAAATAGACGAGGGGAAGGGACGTACCTTCTGGACGAAGGTTCCCCAAGTCCCCAGTGTAAGGAGGAAAGGGATCCCTGCCAACGTCCACAGGGTTCCTTGCCGAGAAGcctgaaagaaaaatgaactcCGTCTTCCACTTCCTATCAGACGAAGCTAGGGACTTGATCAACCTACAATCATTCCCTCTAGCAGTAAACTGATAAAAACCTTCAGACTGACTTATGGCAGAAGGTTTGTAAcaataaaggaactcgtccactgtaagAGGACGGTCCCCACCAAACACTTCCCTCCATAAAATTTGCATGGAGATAATTAACCTCCATGCATTGGGATTGAATTGACAAACACCTAAACCTAACTTGACTAGTAACTCCCTAGCAAaggcatttaaaggaaacctaaggccaccTAAGAAATAAGATTCATAGACGCCTATTCCAAAATGGGGCTCACAACACCACTCTCCACGGACGGGTAGCCTAGGGTTAAACTCGTCCGGGATTTGATACCAGGACCTAAGGTTACCTAACCTTTGTTCGTCCGTCTTAGAATGGACGCCTACAGCGCAACTAAAGACGGTCTCTACCTCGTCCGTAGGATTGGACGGAGAACCAGCTTGAGAGCCAGAAGCTCTCCTAAGCTGTTCTTGGACGACTTCAATAGGTAGCCCAGGGGCCCCAGAAGAGTAGTTCTCGTCCGTGCTTCCTCCACTCTCATCACGAGCACCGCTAGAGCTAGACCTATCACTAGTATCATCACAATACTCGTCTATAACCTTATTAAGGCTATCTGTAGACGAGGAAGCAACAAACATCCCTAACAAGAAACTTAAACCTAAAgacgagaaaaagaagagtaccTGGCTCTAGACGGAAGAAGACTCTAGACGCAGAGAACTCCTAGACGAGGCTCTAGACGATGgatgtcaaggaagaaaatttctGGAATGAGGAGGGTCAAGGGAGGCATTCCACCATTTATAGGATGCTGACCTGGGTAATCGAAACGACCCAACCAATACAGAAGCAACACGTGGCATCTACCTTGGAAAAATA
This DNA window, taken from Quercus robur chromosome 2, dhQueRobu3.1, whole genome shotgun sequence, encodes the following:
- the LOC126697729 gene encoding uncharacterized protein LOC126697729; translated protein: MNIEEKRVVAEPTEALEDIPLDENNPERCTRVGADLEEKIKTDLVQFLKNNIDVFAWSHDDMPGIDPSVITHRLNVCTSSKPVRQKKRVFAPERDSAIKDEVQKLMVAKFIREVYYPDWLANVLKKAFEWTDECQRAFEDLKVYLTRAPLLSPSVEGEELYLYLAVTPYAVSSALIREEDKVQRPVYYTSKALKGAEGRYPQMEKLAFALITASRKLRHYFQAHVINVMTDHPLKKAMNRLEAAGRLIQWAVELSEFDIRYQPRHAIKAQALADFIAEFTPSHNEAEDSKRWIVHVDGSFTRHAGGIGVVLQSPEGDKLKHKVRLQYQATNNEVEYEALLKGLELAKSVEAKSICVMGDSQLIMGQVNGMYEAKEGRMKKYLGRVMRLVKRFEKADFVQIPREENVEADTIAKEASADESLEKSDEVQYMPSIDAQEVQQVDNRENWMTPIILYLKDGRLPEEKDEARKVRVRSARYVFMNEVLYKRGFSQPYLRCLAPDEANYVLREVHEGACGNHSGARSLVHKVVRAGYYWPNMQADAKAYVKVCDQCQRFSNVPRQPSEYLTPMVAPWPFAQWGLDILGPFPMGVRQMKFLVVGIDYFTKWIWSAEGIGV